The DNA segment GGGTTTTCGGAAAGTTATTTTTGGGGCGTGGAATATTGGTATTGGCTGAAAAAAGTGAAAGGGGAGCCGGGAATGTGGGAAGAAGCAAAAAAGATTTTCATTGAATAAAAATTATAATAAAAAAATACCCGCTTGTTTAAGCGGTTATTTTTTTATGGGGTGACTATCGGGGTTCGAACCCGAGATAACAGGGCCACAGCCTGCTGTGTTACCACTACACTATAGCCACCATGTGGGTTCGGTGGGGATCGAACCCACGACCTTGGGCTTAAGAGGCCCCTGCTCTACCAACTGAGCTACGAACCCTAAAATAACTTAAAACAAATAACTAAAAACTTATAACCTTAATGAATCTATTGTTATTAGTTATAGGTTATCAGTTATTAGTTGTTGTACGTGCGCCCTGAGGGAATCGAACCCCCATAACTGGTTCCGAAGACCAGCACTCTATCCATTGAGCTAAGGGCGCGTCTCGCTCATAAACATCCAGCTAATATAGCGGAAAAACCGCAAAATGTCAACACTGTTATTTTATTCCAGCGGATTTTTATGGGGGTATTTTGCCGGTGAGGCGTAAGAGCTATAGAATGGTTCTTTTTTCTGCAGGACGTCTTTTTCATAGAACTCGCGCCAGAAAACCGCTTTCATTGAGCCGTCGGGCATTTTATCATAAATATTAGGTCCGATAATTTTTATAATACGGTTTTGTTTTACGCCAAAAAAATTAAAAATCAGATCATTGCCAATAACCGATGTTTGTATAAGAATGACGCCTCCCGTGTCATTTTTAAATCTTAGATCCGGACGTGGAGGATAAATAGTCGAGTCCATTCCTTGCGGGTTATAATATGGAACGGCATAAGCATGGGGTCGGCGCTCAAGAATTGGCAAACCGGAATATATAGCCGCTCTAAAAGCGGTAGTGGACACTTGGCATAATCCGCCGCCAAGTTCCGCGATGACTTTATCTTCTTTGATCACCAGTTCAGGCAGGTATCCGGCCTTGGCGGTAATTTCTCCGAGAGTTTTTACAAAGGAAAATTCTTCGTCGGGCGCGATAAAAATATTATTGAATTTTGCCGCTCCGGTGGCTATATTACGGCGGCGGTTTGCGGGGGAGCCGGCGAAATTAGATTTTCCTTGGCCTAAAAGGCTGTCAATTTTCATTTCTTCAATAACTTTTTTTCCGATCTGCGGCTCTTTTTCTTCGATTATCAATTCTATTTTAACATCATCGATATTATTTGCGGCTCCTTTTTGCATTTCGTCGGTAATTTTTGCGGTGCTTTTGTCCAGTGAAAGCACGGCTCCGATCTCTCCGCCGGATTCAACGATCATTTGGCCGTCTTTTATTCCAAAAACGGCATTCGATGGCTTGCGATTTATTTCTATCTGGATCTTCTCCAAATAGTCGTAGATAAAATCAGGAATGATCTCCATGCCGAGAATTATTTCGTTTTTATTTGCCGGATCAGCATTGGGAATAAATTTTAAGGAAGACTCCACCAGTTTTTTTTCTAAAACCCATGATTTTTTTTCGAATTGCAAAGAAATTTTTCCGGTTGTTAAATTGACCGCTTGCGCTTTTGCTTTTTTGATTTTATCATCGGTGATCTTTGGAGAAGAAGTTAATAATTTAATCGAGATGGGATCGCTTGCCAGATTTTGAATATTAGCGGTAATTTTTTGTTTTAAATCATTTCTGTCGATGGCAAAGCCGGTTTGCGCCGGTATTTCTTTCAGATTGTCATTGATGAATATCAAAGAGGCGTCTTTGCCGGGTTTTTCCAGGAAGGAAAAATTATTCTCAATATAATTATTAAATTTATTTTCATCCAAGTCGTAGGAAACGGGGATATCGTTTCCCTTGGCGGCCACGGTTGTTATTTGCCGGATAATATTCAAGATGTTTCCCGTACGGCCGATGTTGTAGGCGCTGAGAATGTTTTTTTGAGTGCTGGGAATAATACCGAGCGCGGATGGTTCGATCCCCCAGCTTTTAGAAAGAGAAGAATCATTTGGATCGGAATAATTAATTTGTATCTTGGCGTTTTGCCAGGCGTTTATCCGATTTTCAATTGATGCTTGGGCGATTTTTGGATTTATGCCGCCGATGTCGTTCCTCGCAATAGAGATGCGGGGATAGATCTTTCCGGAAAAAGTGAGGTTAAATAAAAGCAAAAAAGACGCTCCGGCGGAGAATATTAGAAATAAGATCAAAAATATTATTTTAATTATCGAACGTAATTTCATAAAAACAAAAACCTAATAAGCCTGTCTTACATTGACTCATGTATCAGTTTATTATATTATATAGTATAAGCTATAATTTTACCAGATATACAAGCGGTTAATTTGGGCAAAAGAGCGTCAATCAATCAAAAAATAAATCTATGATCTTGCCAAAAGATATTACGTCAAAATTCACGGAGCACGCCAAGAACATCATCAATCTTGTTGATGAGCGCGAGAAAAAAGTCGAGAAGATCACTTTGCTCGAATGGCTTGTTTTGATCATGCGCGAGGAAGGCAGTTTGGGCGCCCACATCCTTAAAAATTTTAAGATCACCAAAGAATTGGTGGAAGAGGCGATTATCGCGGCTTTTCAGCAAAATGGAAAACCGGAAGATCGGGATTATATTCCGCTTGAAGAAGTAATAGTAAAATCCGCGCTGGTGGCGAAGGAGCAAAAAAGCGGCTATATCGGCACTGAACATTTTTTATTCGCCATTTTAAATATGAAAAGCCGCTTGCTTGATGAATTTTTTCTGGCCAAAAAGATCAACGCGGATGACATAAGGCGCGGCACAAAATCTATTCTGGACAATGCGAATAAATTTCCCGATGCGGCGAAAATCATCAATATCATAATGAACCAGAAAAATGATTTTCCCTCCGGCGGAATGATCGCGCCGGGCGCGATACCCGATCAAAAAATTATGGAAGAGAGCCAAGTTTCTTCTTTGGAGTTTTTTTGCACCGATCTGACCCGCGAAGCGGCTAAGAAAAAGATTGGTCCGATCATCGGCCGGGAAAAAGAATTGAAAAGAGTGATAAATATTTTAAACCGAAAAAACAAAAACAATCCTATTCTTATCGGCGAACCGGGAGTGGGCAAGACCGCCATAGTGGAAGCTTTGGCCATACGGATCAACGAAGGCAGAGTTCCGTTCAGCTTATTGTCCAAGCGAGTGCTGATGCTGGATATGGGCTCTCTCATCGCCGGATCAATGTTCAGAGGC comes from the bacterium genome and includes:
- a CDS encoding VanW family protein, yielding MILFLIFSAGASFLLLFNLTFSGKIYPRISIARNDIGGINPKIAQASIENRINAWQNAKIQINYSDPNDSSLSKSWGIEPSALGIIPSTQKNILSAYNIGRTGNILNIIRQITTVAAKGNDIPVSYDLDENKFNNYIENNFSFLEKPGKDASLIFINDNLKEIPAQTGFAIDRNDLKQKITANIQNLASDPISIKLLTSSPKITDDKIKKAKAQAVNLTTGKISLQFEKKSWVLEKKLVESSLKFIPNADPANKNEIILGMEIIPDFIYDYLEKIQIEINRKPSNAVFGIKDGQMIVESGGEIGAVLSLDKSTAKITDEMQKGAANNIDDVKIELIIEEKEPQIGKKVIEEMKIDSLLGQGKSNFAGSPANRRRNIATGAAKFNNIFIAPDEEFSFVKTLGEITAKAGYLPELVIKEDKVIAELGGGLCQVSTTAFRAAIYSGLPILERRPHAYAVPYYNPQGMDSTIYPPRPDLRFKNDTGGVILIQTSVIGNDLIFNFFGVKQNRIIKIIGPNIYDKMPDGSMKAVFWREFYEKDVLQKKEPFYSSYASPAKYPHKNPLE